GCTGCCGCCACGGTAACCGTGAACGGGCCTGCCCGGAGAGGGCGATTCGACTTACCTGCGCTCATAGACGGCGAGCACGCGTCCCGAGTCGGGGAGCGTGGCTCGCCGCACGATTCTCGACTTGGCACCGAGTGCGCGAAAGAAGGCCTGCTCGCTATAGTCGACGAGCCTGGCGGATTTGAAGCTCAGCAGTCTTGCGAGGAGAGGATCGCCCGGCGGTACGAACTCGACCACACCTCGGGGTGCCGCCTCGACGAATCCCGCAACAGCGTCTGCGAGGGGAACGTTGCGGCCCACGGATACATGATGGAGCACCGCGAACGCGATGAGAAAGTCAGGCTGGCATCGCGCCAGGAAGGCGCTGCGCTCCTTGCCGCGCCAGCCCTGGTTCGGCGTCGGGTTGCACCAGTCGATGCGCAGCGGCAGCAGCGGCAGCTGGTCTTTTCTTGCACGCGCGACGCATTGCTCGAGCGCGAGGTCATCCAGGTCGACGCCGACCACGAACTCGGCGCCGGCCGCGTGTGCCAGAGCGCCGTAATGCCCGTCGTTGCAGCCGACGTCGAGCACGACCGATGGCCTGAGTTCACCGACGGCTTCGCGCACGAGGCTTTCGCGGACCGCGTCGTCGTGGGCAAAGGCCGCGCGCCGAGCGCGGTAGTCGTGCCATCCGGGGGTGCGGCTTGCCGGCAGTTCCAGCTTTGCGATCCAGGCCGCCAGCCGCTTCATCAGTGCGATGACTGCCGACCTGGGAACGCGTGCCTGCCGCAGCTTCGAGACCGTTTCGCTGGAAGTGAGGCGTGCCGAGCGTGTGGCCCGCGCCGGCAGATGGACGTTGAGCAACGTATTGAGTGAAAGCCAGCTCCACGGGCCGAGCAGGCGCGACACTTCCTGCACGCCGATGCCTTCGAGATCGCCGCGATACCAGGGGTGGAACGGGATCCCGCGCCGCGCCGCCAGCAGCAGCGGATTGAGGAACTGCGTGCAGAACTGCGTGTGCGCGACCCAGGGTTCATCCGCGATATAGCGGTCGAACGAGAGGACGTCGATGAAGACCGGGCGGACCCCGTCGAACTGGACGTTGAAAGCGCTGGCATCGACCATCTTGAGCCCGTGCCGGATGGCGTCCATGTTGAGTTCCAGATGGAACAGGGCAGCTGCCTTCAGGAGCGAGAACGGCCACTCATACGGATAGCTGATGAACCTGACCTTCTCGTGCTCGAGGACGTGGCCCGTCCTTCCGTGGCACGCCGTCTCAACGGCCTGGGTCCTGACGATGCGCCCGCCGCGCTCAGCCACCTCCTGGAAGCCGCACGCGCGATAGGCGTCGAAGCGTTGGACGCCGTCCGCCGCGAGGCGACGAAAGACGCGTCCTGCGGACTCGAAGACGGTGCCCGCTGCGTCGCGAAATGACGCAGGGTGGGCGCGCGTATCGAGGTTAACGATCGTGTTCAGATGCATCCTCTTTCGCATCGCGGCGCAGAAAGCCGACAAGCTTCGACCAGTACATCCTGGCCACTGTCCCGGCGACGGCGATTGCGCCCAGAAGCGCCTGGATCAACATGCTTCCGGTGCTCAGGTCAACGTAGGCGAAAGCGGCCGGCGCGAACGCCATGCCGCCGATTGCCACTACCCACACCGCGACTCGGTGCGGTCCGTGTTGCGTCATGTCTGTCTCCTCGCGATCAGAGCGATTCGGTAAGATCCTGGATAGACGCACTCTGCGGGCAAGATCGGTGCCATGGGAATCGGTGTGCGGTTGAGCGCCTTCATGCCCAGGTCGGAACCAGCCTTCGGGACTCGGGTCGGACCCAGTACTCGCGTCCTTGCATCCGAAGATGTCCATGAAGAAGCTCCCCGCGCTGCTACTTGCTTCCGTGCTCCTCGCCGGCTGTGCGACCAATCCGGTGACGGGGCGCAGGCAATTCATCATGGTCTCCGAATCGGAGGCGATCGCCGCTTCCAAGCAGGCTTACGCCGCGGAACTCGCGCCGCTCGCGAAACAGGGGAAGGTCGACAACGATCCTGCGATGACCAGGCGTGTGCACGCCATCACCAGCAAGCTGATCGCACAGGCCATCAAGTACCGGCCGGAGACGGCCAAGTGGGAGTGGAGCGTCAAGGTCATCGACGACCCCCAGACCGTCAATGCGTTCTGCATGGCGGGGGGCAAGATGGCGATCTACAGCGGGCTCATCACCAAGCTGAACGTGACCGACGACGAGATCGCGAACGTCATGGGGCACGAGATCGGGCACGCGCTCTCCAACCACACTGCGGAAAAGATGTCGGTCGCCATGGCGAGCCAGCTCGGGGCGGCGCTGGCCGGTGTCGCTGCGGGTTCGCAGTACGGCGGGGCCGTGTCCTCCGGCGCGGCGGTTGCGGCGACCCTTGCCGTTCAGCTTCCCAACAGCCGCACCGCGGAGTCCGAGGCCGACCGCATCGGCATCGAGCTTGCCGCCAAGGCGGGGTACGACCCGAATGCTGCGGTCACCCTGTGGGAGAAAATGGCAAAGGCGGGCGGCGGCCGGCAGCCGGAATTCCTGAGCACGCATCCGGCCCCGGAAACGCGCATCCGCGACTTGCAGACGCTGGCGCCGCAGATGATGCCGTACTACCTCGACAAGTCGCCGCGGCCGGTCTACCCGCTGCGCTCCTGAGGCGAAGCATGTGGCGCCGTGCGCAAAGGACGCGCGCGGTTACAATGTCGCATGCCCAAGGTCTCGCCCTACCATGACGCAGCGCCTTACGTCACGAAGGACGGTTCGCTCATCCGCGAACTGATGCACCCGGCGCACCATGACAGTCGCGCGCAGAGTCTCGCCGAGGCGGTGGTGCCGGTGGGGCGCGAAACTGCCCTGCACCGGCATCGAACCAGCGAAGAGCTCTATCACGTGACCGGCGGTGAAGGTTTGATGACTTTGGGTTCCGAAACCTTTCAGCTTCGCCGCGGCGACACGATCTGCATCCCGCCAGGGACCGCCCACCGTGTACGCAACACCGGGTCAGAGCCGCTCGTCATCCTGTGCGCGTGTGCGCCTGCCTACTCGCACGAGGACACCGAGATCCTCGCAGGCGGTGCAAAGACGACCCTGCTTCTGATCCGCCACGGCGAGACGGCGTGGAACGCCGAAGAGCGCATGCAGGGGCACGAGGACGTTCCGCTGAACGAACGTGGACGCACTCAGGCCGAAGCGCTCGGTGCGCGCTTTGCCGGCGAGACGGTGCACGCGCTCTATTCCAGCGATCTCAAGCGTGCGGTGGAGACCGCGCGGAGCATCAGCGCGACGACCGGCCGCCCGGTGGTGCACGACGCCCGCCTGCGGGAGCGCCATCTCGGCGTGCTGCAGGGGGTGCTGCGGCACACCGCCTACCAGACAACGGGTGATGTTTACGCGGCCTATCGTGCGAGCGATCCGGACTACGTGATCCCCGAAGGGGAGAGCACTCGCCAGTTCATGGCGCGCGTGCTGGCCTGCATCGACGAACTGGTTCGCCGTCACGCGGGCGAAAGAATCGTCGTCGTCGCACACGGCGGGGTGCTCGACCAGCTCTACCGCCATGCCGTGGGTCTGCCGATGTCGGGCCCCCGCGCCCTCACCTTGCGCAATGCGAGCATCAACTGCATCGAGATTGAAGGAGATCGCTGGACACTCGGCGACTGGGGCGACGTCCGCCATCTCGAGCGCACCGTGGCGCTCGACGACTACTGAGCGCCGCCCGACATCAGGACGATGGTGAGACTGCGCACCCCTTGCGCGCCGTGGATCAGAATCCCTTCGATGTCGGCGGTGGCCGACGGTCCCGTCATCAGCACGGCGTAGCGCGCTTCGCGGAACCCCGGCTGCTCGTACGCATGATGCAGATTCGGGAGGATGACCGCCGGATCGAGCAGGATCACGAAGTGCTGCACCAGGTAGCCGATGGCGTTGACCTGCAGCTCCGTCTCGCTCAGGAAGACCGACCCCGTCTCGGCGACGCCGAAGCGCGCCCGGACCACCCCTACGTCGACGTCCTGCAGATCGGCAGGTGCGCTCAGGGTGGCGAGGTCGCGTGTGCCGCGCGCTTCGGGAGTCGCCGAGCAGATGATCCGGGCATCCGGAAAACGGTCCCGCACGAAGGCGTCGACGTCGGAGCCGCGCGGAAGCTCGGCGAGTTTGCCGCCCATGCGCGTGACGGCTTCCTTGAAGCGGTCGAGCATCGGTGGCAGGTTGGCGTCGAACAGGGGCACGTCCGGCAGCGGGCGCGCTGCCGGCTGATGGCGACGGATGACGCCCAGGATGTCGTCGCGGCTGCTCATGATGGCTGCCCCCGGTTCTTGATGTACCACTGACGGAAGGTCTGCTGCGGGGCGACGGGGACCTCGCGCTGCCGGCCCCAGGCGTTGAAGCGCGTATAAAGCATGAACCGCGGCAGGTACTCGCTTGCCGCGCTCGCGCCTTCGACTGCGGCGCGGTAGAGCTTCGGGCTCGCCAGCACCTTTCCCGCCGCCTGCATGGCCTGCTTCTTCACGAACGGTAGCTGCCCGCGCTCGGCGATCACCTGCCGCCACTTGTAGATCTGCTCGTGGATATTGATCTTGACCGGGCAGACGTTGCTGCAGCTTCCGTTCAGCGTCGAGGCAAAGGGCAGGTTGCTGTATTTGCGCAGGCTGAACGTCGGATCGATGATGACGCCGATCGGCCCCGAATATGTGGCACCGTAGCTCAAACCCCCGCTGCGGCGGTAGACCGGGCACGTATTCATGCAGGCGCCGCAGCGGATGCATTTGAGCGACGTCCAGAAGTCCGCCATGCCGAGCCGCTCGGAGCGCCCGTTGTCGACCAGCACGATGTGCATCTCGGTGCCGGGGCGGGGTGCGCGCATGTGCGAGGTGTACTGCGTGATCGGCGAACCCAGCGCGCTGCGCGAGAGCATGCGCACGAAGACGCCGAGATCGCGCACGCGCGGGATCAGCTTCTCGACGCCGACCGACGCAATGTAGAGAGGCGGGACGTTGACGCTCAGGTCGGCGTTGCCTTCGTTAGTACAGACGACAATGCTGCCGGTCTCGGCGACCGCGAAGTTGGCGCCGGTCATGCCGGCCTCGGCGCCGACGAAGTACGGCCGCGTGTTCTGGCGCTGGCTCTCGGCGAGGTAGTGCGGGTCGCTGTTGGTTGGATCGGTGCCGATGGTGCGACCGAACACCTGCGCCACATCCTGCCGCAGCTTGTGCACCGAGGGCACGACGATATGGCTAGGGGGCTCGTCGTCCAGTTGCTGGATGCGTTCGGCAAGATCGGTCTCGATCACGGTGACGCCGCGCTTCTCGAGGAACGGGCGCATGTCGCATTCCTCGGTGAGCATCGATTTCGCCTTCACGAGCGTCTTCGCGCCGCGGTTACGCAGAATGTCGAGCACGATCTCGTTGTGCTCGATGGCGTCCACCGCCCAGTGCACGCGCGCGCCGTTGGCGATGGCGTTGCGCTCGAACTCCTCCAGGTAATCGGCGAGATGGGTGAGCGTGTGCTCCTTGATGGCGGAAGCGAGCCGCCGCAGTTCCTCCCACTCGGGAATCGACTCGCTCTCCCGGTCGCGTTTCTTGCGCAGATCCCACAGCCTTCGATCGTGAAACGCGACGTGCTCGGTCGAGGCGATGAACTCGGAGGCCGCCTCCGCGTGGTCGATGCGCTTCTCTCTCATTCGCGTGCTCCGTTCAGGATCTGGGAGATGTGCATGAAGCGCAGGTCGAGCCCCAGGCGCTCGGCACAGCCCTTCTGGTGCATGAGGCACGATGAGTCCGCCGAGACGATGTACTCGGCGCCCGCCCGCTTGTGATCCGAGACCTTGTCGTGGCCCATGTTCGCCGAGACCGACTCTTCGAACAGCGAGAAGGTGCCGCCGAAGCCGCAGCACTCGTCGGGTCGGTCCGGGGTGACGAACTCGATCCCCTTGACCTTGGAGAGCAGGTCGAGCGGTTTCGAGAAGAATGGCTCGCTCACTTCCGTCGCCTTCGCATGGCGCAGCCCGCGCAGGGTGCCACAGCTGTTGTGCAACCCCACCTTGTGCGGGAACTCCGCCCAGGGAAAGGCTTCCACCTTGAGCACGTCGTGCAGGAACTCGACGAGTTCAAAGGCGTTTCGCCGCAGCTGTTTCACTTCCTCGGTCTGCTCCACCGCCGTGAAATGGTCGCGCACGTGGTGGATACAGCTGCCTGACGGCGCGACGATGTACTGGAAACCGGAGAAGTTGCGCACGAAAAGCGCCTCGGCGCCCGCCGCCTCTTCCTCGCAGCCGTTGTTGGCCATCGGTTGCCCGCAACAGGTCTGGTCGAGCGGATACACCACTTCACAGCCGAGCCGCTCGAGCAGTTCCAGCGTGGCGATGCCGACTTCCGGGAAAAAGGCGTCGATGAAACAGGGGACAAAGAGCGCAACTTTCAACTGATCCTCCTTCCTCTTGGTTCTTTTTGGTGGCACCGACTTGAGCGGTGCTCTCGACCGCACAATAGACCGAAGCTTCAGACATTTCCAGTCGATTTGCGTTCGCTCCCACGCAATCCCGCGCGGCTCGTGCGCATGCCATTTGCTGCAGCGCCGCCGGCGCGCACGCTACAATTCGCGCCGGCCGTTCCGCCCTCGGTCCCTTCTTCGACTCCCCACATCCATGCACATTCACATTCTCGGCATCTGCGGCACCTTCATGGGCGGCCTCGCCCTGCTGGCGCGCGCTGCAGGACACCGTGTAACCGGCTGTGACGCGGGCGTCTATCCGCCGATGAGCACACAGTTGGAAGAACAGGGCATCGAACTCGTCGAAGGCTTTGGTGCAGATCAGGTCGCGTTTGCACCCGATCTCTTCGTCATCGGCAACGTCGTCACGCGCGGCAATCCCCTGATGGAGGCGATCCTCGACCAGGGGCTGCGTTTCGTGTCCGGACCGCAATGGCTGGCGGAGAACGTCCTGCATGGGAAATGGGTCCTCGGCGTGGCGGGCACCCATGGCAAGACGACGACGGCGTCGATGCTCGCCTGGATTCTGGACTGCGCACAATTGCACCCCGGTTTCCTCATCGGCGGCATTCCGCAGAACTTCGGAATCTCGGCGCGGCCCGCTGTGGCCGATTCCCCGTTCTTCGTAATCGAGGCGGACGAATACGACACCGCCTTCTTCGACAAGCGCTCCAAGTTTCTGCACTACCGTCCGCGCACGGCGCTGCTCAACAATCTCGAGTTCGACCACGCCGACATCTTCGCCAACCTCGACGCCATCGAAACGCAGTTCCACCACCTGGTCCGTACCCTGCCCTCGAACGGGCTCGTGGTCAGCAACGGTCGCGATGCCAGCCTCGATCGCGTGCTTGCCCGCGGGTGCTGGACGCCGGTGGAACGCTTCGGCATCGACGAGGGCTGGCAGACGCGAGAGGTGGCCGACGGCGGCTTCGAGGTGCTGTTTCGCGGCGAGACGCAAGCCACCGTGGGCTGGGACGTGCCGGGCGAGCACAATCGGCTGAACGCGCTCGCGGCGCTCGCCGCCGCGCGCCATGCCGGTGTTCCGGTCGGGGTTGGTGCCGAAGCGCTCGCTTCTTTCCGGAATGCGAAGCGCCGGCTGGAAGTGCGCGGCGTGGCGGGCGGCGTCACCGTCTACGACGATTTCGCTCACCATCCGACCGCCATCCGCGCCACCATCGCCGCGCTGCAGGAGCGTGTCGGCAAGGCGCGCATTCTCGCCGTCCTCGAGCCCCGTTCGAACACGATGAAGATGGGGGTCTGGAAAGACAGCCTTGCTGCGAGCCTGTCGGATGCTGCCCACGTGTTCTGCTATACCGCGACCCTGGGTTGGGACGCGCCGGCCGCGCTCGCCCTGCTCGGGGCCAGGTGTTGCGCCACTGCCGACCTGGGCGAGTTGGTGGAATCGATCGCCCGCGAAGCCCGCACCGGGGACCACGTCCTCGTAATGAGCAACGGCGGCTTCGGCGGCATCCACGAAAAACTGTTGGCCCGGCTCGGCTAAATTTCCGGGACTTGAGTTCTTCGGATTCAATGGCTTGGGGAATTTCCCTGCGCGCTACATGGGGAATGGGGAACCTCGCACCCGCAAAGCGGTCCCTCTCCCTTTACCTCCCAAGCGGTGCGCAATTCGGCACCGCGCACAAGTCCTGAAACGTAGATTCGACTTTTCCCCTCCGGTGATTCCCGCGAGGCGGCCGGAACAGGTCCTTTGGGTTGCTGTGCTGAGTCGGGCGGTGTTGGACGTACGCCATGGCTCGCAAGAGGAGGCCCTGGGCGTGCTCGGCTGGATGGAGCGTGATCGCGACGAGTTCGAGCAGGTGATCTCACTGGCCGGGCTCGAGGCGGGGCACGCCGAGCGTTTCGAACGCGCCATGCGTTCTGCGGTGGAAGCCCGCTTCGGGCGCGCACCCGGTCTTCCCCAAGGCGCTTGCTCGCTCGATAGCTCCGGCGCGCTGGCCTGAGTTTGCGGGTAGGATCGAGCGGTCGGATTGTGCGACCGGGGCGCGTCTCGTCTCCCGATAACGCCGATACGGCTGCGTCCTTCGATCTTGCAAGGTCGCTCGCGAGACGGGTGGCTGGTACGCTCCTGCTCTTGCAATTTCGCCGTCTCACTTCCAAAAGAGGCATAACCCATTGATTCCGCGTACTGTCCGCCGTTGGCTGATCTTGATCGCAGTTATTTTCGGCGTGGGCCTGCTTGCCACGGCCTTTCTCGCCGGAGGCGTCGCGGAGGAGCGCGCTTACTGGCCCTTCGGCGGGCGTTACGCATTCGTGGAAAGGCTCTCCGAGCGCGCCGGGCGCATGGAACGAAAGCTCGATGCGTACGTGAAAACGGTCATCCTCACGGGTTATCACGAGGTGGTCGTCGAGAGCTACCCGCTGCCGTTCGGTGATTCCCACGCACCCGGGCCGTTCCTGGCCCTCTCGAACACCGAATTCCTGGTTGCGACGCGCCTGGGCGAGCTTCATCACGTCGCGATCGACGGTCAGACGGTAAAGGCAACGCTGGTGGGCTCGCTCGGCGTCGCCGAAAACATCCAGGCGCCGGCGGGTGTGAAGGATCTCCTGCTGGTCGCACCGGGCAAGCTGCTGATTTCCATGAGCACCCACGACGCGGCGAAGGATTGCTACGCGCTGGGACTTTTCGAGTTTGCCTACGACCTCCAGCAGCGAAGCGTCACGAAGACACGCAAGCTGTTCGAGAGTCAGCCCTGCTTTCCGATGCCGCTTGCCCTCGAGGAGATCGGTGGGCGCATCGTGCACTACACCGACGACACCGTGCTGTTCACCGTGGGCAGCCTGCTTCCCACCACGCTGGAGGGGGACTACGGCCGCATCCAGCAGATCCGCCTGAGCGATGCAACCGCCACCGTTTTTGCCACCGGTACCCGCAACCAGCAGGGGCTGTTCTTCGACCAGGAGTCCGATCTCGTATTCGAGACGGAACACGGCCCGCGCGGCGGCGACGAGATCAACGTTCTGGTGCGGGGGCACGATTACGGATGGCCGCACGTGACATACGGCACCAACTATTCGGTGATCGACGATGCGAGTGTGGACGAGACCTGCGTGACCAATTGCGGCACCCACGAAGGCTACGATCTTCCTCTCTTCGCCTTCGTGCCGAGCATCGGCATCGGCAATCTCCTGCGCTATCCTTCCGGCGGGGAGGAGTTTCAGCGCTGGCGTGGGGACCTCCTGGTGGCCTCACTGCGGGCGCAGACGCTCTATCGGCTGGAATACGACGAGAATCGGATCATCTACGTGGAACCTATTCCGCTGGGCGAAAGACTGCGAGATATCGCACTGCTGCCCAACGGGGCGGTCGCTCTCAAGACCGACACGCAGAAGCTCCTCATCCTGACGCGCGCGAAGGCGGGCGCAAACGGCTAGGAGAATCTGCCGAGCACGTTGAGCCGCGCGCTGTCGAGCACGAGACATGATCCTGTACATCCACGGTTTCCTCAGTTCACCGCAGTCCTTCAAGGCGCGGCTCATCGCGGCACGGCTGGAGCAACTCGGCCTCGCGCACGCGTTCGGGTGCCCCAGTCTGCGCGGCGAGCCCGAGGAGATCGTTGCGATCATCGAGCGCGCCGTGCAGGCATCGCCCGACGAGCCGGCGCTGGTCGGAAGCTCGCTGGGCGGTTTCTACGCTACCCACGTTGCCGAGCGCTTCGGGCTCAGGACCGTGCTTCTGAATCCGGCCGTTCGGCCTTACGAACTCCTGCATGACTTTCTGGGCGTCCAGCGCAATCTCTACACCGGCGAGGAAATCATTGTCGCGCCGCGGCATCTCGAGGTGCTGCGCGCGCTCGATGTGGAACCGCTCGCCGATCCCTCGCGCTATTTCCTGATCGTGACCACCGGGGACGAAGTGCTCGACTACCGCCAGGCGGTGGAGAAGTATCGCGGCGCCCGGCAACGGGTGATCGAGGGTGGCGATCACAGTCTCGACAGTCTGCCGGCCCACCTCGACGACGTGCTGCGGTTCTGCGGGGTCGCCGTTCCTCCCGCCTGACGGGTATAATCCGCGCCTCCCGACGGGCCGGTGCCGACACCCGGCTCCGCTTCGCTTTTTCCCGCTAGCACCATGCACGTTTTCTACGAAGACGAAGGCAGTTTTCGCGTCGGTACCATCCTTGCCGACAACAACACCTCGCTGCAGGTGGAGACCGCCTCCGGCAAACGCGCCAAGGTGAAGGCGGCGAACGTCCTGTTCCGGTTCAGCGAACCGGGGACGCACGGTTTCATGGATCGGGCGCACGAGCTCGCCGCCGAGATGGACGCGGAATTCCTGTGGCAGTGCTGCGGCCCCGACGAGTTTTCCTTCGAGATCCTGGGCCGCGAATACTTCGGCCGCGAACCGTCTCCCGTCGAGTCGGCGGCGCTGCTCGTGCGCCTTCACGATTCCCCGATCTACTTCTACAAGAAAGGACGGGGGCACTACAAGGCGGCGCCGGAGGACGCGCTGCGGGCTGCGCTGGCGAGCGTGGAGCGCAAGCGTCAGCAGGCGCTGCTGCAGGCGCAATACGCCGAACAGCTGGGGCGTTTCGAGCTGCCGCCGGCGCTCGTGCAGGCGTTGCCGATGCTGCTTTACCGGCCGGATCGCAACACGATCGAGGTCAAGGCGCTGGAGGCGGCTAGTACGGCGACGAAACAGGCGCCGCTGCGGCTCCTGGAGAAGTGCGGAGCGATTCCCTCGACCCGCGACTACCATGTGAACCGCTTCCTCTATCAGCATTTTCCCCAGGGCCGGGACCATCCGCTGCCTGAAGACCTGGCTGCGCACGACGCGTTGCCAGTGGCCGAAGTCCGCGCGTTCAGCATCGATGACGTGACGACGACCGAGATCGACGACGCCTTCTCGGTGACGCGGCTGGCGGAGGGCTGGCAGATCGGCGTGCACATCGCGGCGCCGGCACTGGGCGTGGCCCCGGGTTCGCCGGTCGACGAGGTTGCCGCGAAGCGCCTGTCCACCGTCTACATGCCGGGCGACAAGATCACCATGCTGCCGGAGGCGGTGATCGACGCGTACACCCTGGCCGAGGGTCGCACCGCACCGGCACTGTCGCTCTATCTGCAGCTGCGCAGTGATCTCACGCTGCTCGGCACTTCGACGCGCCTCGAACGCGTTCCGATTGCCGCCAACCTGCGCCTCGACGCGCTGGATCGGACCTTTACCGAAGAAGCGCTGCAAGCCGGCGAGATCGCCCACAGCCACGCGCGCGAGATCCGTCTGCTGTGGGAGTTCGCCTGCGTGCTGGAGGCTGCGCGCGGCCGCCCCGAGCAGCCCCGGCCGTTGCCGATGGACTACAGCTTCTACGTCGAAGACGATCGGGTGCGCATCGCTGAGCGCAGACGCGGTGCCCCGATCGACAAGCTCGTGGCGGAGCTCATGATCTTCGTCAACACCGAGTGGGGACGTACGCTGGCCGAGCACGGGGCTCCCGGCATCTATCGCGCCCAGTCGGGCGGGCGCGTCAAGCTCACGACGGCGCCGGCGCCCCACGATGCGCTCGGCGTCGACCAGTACCTGTGGGCGAGCTCTCCACTGCGGCGGTACGTGGACCTGATCAACCAGCGGCAGCTTCTCGCTGTCCTGCAGGGCGCGCCACCGCCCTACGGCAAGGGCTCGGAAGCGATGCTTGCGGTGTTGCGCGATTTCGAGCTCGCCAACGACACCTACTACGATTTTCAGCGGTCGATGGAGCGGTACTGGTGCCTGCGTTGGCTGCTGCAGGAGAAGGTGACCCGCTGCGAAGCGACGGTGGCGAGGGAGAACCTGGTCAAGCTCGATCCGCTGCCGCTCCTGATCAAGGTTCCGTCGCTGCCGGACCTGCCGCCGATGACGCGCGTGGAAGTGGAGATCGGCGAGATCGACCTGCTCGATCTCACCGTCTCGGCCCAGTTCCGCGCGCGCCTCGATCAGGCGGCTGCATGAGTCACCCGGCGAGGGGCCACGCGCTCAGCGCGGGGATCGACGGCAAGACGAGTGCAGCCCTCCGCCGACGGTGGAGTGCGTGCGACAGGCCGGGCGGTTCGGAGGCGGCTGCATGAGTCACCCGGTGAGGGCCACGCGTTCAGCGCTGGGATCGACGGCAAGACGCGTGCAGCCCTCCGCCGACGCTGGAGTGCGTGCGACAAGCTGGGTGGTACGGAGGCGGCTGCATGAGTGACCCGGCGAGGGGCCACGCGGAGGCGGCGGCGTGACCCGGGCGATGCGCGCGATGATTTGGGCACAGGGCTTGCTCACCGGGGCGCCTGACTCGCTACAATGGCGAGAGGCGCTTTCCCCAGCCCTTCACTCCAATAACACCGTGTCGCGCCGAAGATACCGGCAGACTGCTTCGCTCAACCGGACCGCATCGCCCGCCGTCTCGTACGCACTGGGCGCCGCCGCCGAGCACCGCTCCGCCGCCTCGCTGCTGGCGGA
This is a stretch of genomic DNA from Betaproteobacteria bacterium. It encodes these proteins:
- a CDS encoding PQQ-dependent sugar dehydrogenase encodes the protein MIAVIFGVGLLATAFLAGGVAEERAYWPFGGRYAFVERLSERAGRMERKLDAYVKTVILTGYHEVVVESYPLPFGDSHAPGPFLALSNTEFLVATRLGELHHVAIDGQTVKATLVGSLGVAENIQAPAGVKDLLLVAPGKLLISMSTHDAAKDCYALGLFEFAYDLQQRSVTKTRKLFESQPCFPMPLALEEIGGRIVHYTDDTVLFTVGSLLPTTLEGDYGRIQQIRLSDATATVFATGTRNQQGLFFDQESDLVFETEHGPRGGDEINVLVRGHDYGWPHVTYGTNYSVIDDASVDETCVTNCGTHEGYDLPLFAFVPSIGIGNLLRYPSGGEEFQRWRGDLLVASLRAQTLYRLEYDENRIIYVEPIPLGERLRDIALLPNGAVALKTDTQKLLILTRAKAGANG
- a CDS encoding alpha/beta fold hydrolase — translated: MILYIHGFLSSPQSFKARLIAARLEQLGLAHAFGCPSLRGEPEEIVAIIERAVQASPDEPALVGSSLGGFYATHVAERFGLRTVLLNPAVRPYELLHDFLGVQRNLYTGEEIIVAPRHLEVLRALDVEPLADPSRYFLIVTTGDEVLDYRQAVEKYRGARQRVIEGGDHSLDSLPAHLDDVLRFCGVAVPPA
- a CDS encoding RNB domain-containing ribonuclease, with amino-acid sequence MHVFYEDEGSFRVGTILADNNTSLQVETASGKRAKVKAANVLFRFSEPGTHGFMDRAHELAAEMDAEFLWQCCGPDEFSFEILGREYFGREPSPVESAALLVRLHDSPIYFYKKGRGHYKAAPEDALRAALASVERKRQQALLQAQYAEQLGRFELPPALVQALPMLLYRPDRNTIEVKALEAASTATKQAPLRLLEKCGAIPSTRDYHVNRFLYQHFPQGRDHPLPEDLAAHDALPVAEVRAFSIDDVTTTEIDDAFSVTRLAEGWQIGVHIAAPALGVAPGSPVDEVAAKRLSTVYMPGDKITMLPEAVIDAYTLAEGRTAPALSLYLQLRSDLTLLGTSTRLERVPIAANLRLDALDRTFTEEALQAGEIAHSHAREIRLLWEFACVLEAARGRPEQPRPLPMDYSFYVEDDRVRIAERRRGAPIDKLVAELMIFVNTEWGRTLAEHGAPGIYRAQSGGRVKLTTAPAPHDALGVDQYLWASSPLRRYVDLINQRQLLAVLQGAPPPYGKGSEAMLAVLRDFELANDTYYDFQRSMERYWCLRWLLQEKVTRCEATVARENLVKLDPLPLLIKVPSLPDLPPMTRVEVEIGEIDLLDLTVSAQFRARLDQAAA